The stretch of DNA AACGTAGGCAGGCCCGAGGCGTGCTCGCGCCACCCCGCGGATCTGGCACTATCGACACGTCCCCCTCGCCGCCCGCACCACCTCCAGGCCCCGGTGATTCCTCGATGACGCTGACCTCGATACGCCGCCTCGCCAAATCCCCCTCGGCGATGATGACGGCTTCGGTTCTCCTGGTGGCCGGCGGCGGCTACCTGTTCCTGATGCTGGCCGGCGGACTGAGCGACAAGAAAGAGGCCGCCGCCATGGCCTCGATGTACGTCCTGGTCAACCTCATCGGCCAGGGCGTCTTCGCGGGACTGGAGCAGGAGACCAGCCGCTCCCTGAGCCGGGCGGCGGCGGTCGGGGACGACACCGGTCCGGTGATGCGCCGCGCCGTCCGGCACACGGCCGCGCTGCTCGCGGTGTGCTGCGTGTTCGTGGCGGCCGCCTCGCCGATCCTGGTGGCCGGGCCGCTGCACAAGCAGTGGGTCCTGATCCCCACCGTGCTGGTCGGGACGGTCAGCTACGCGCTGTCATACCTCGTACGCGGTCTGCTCGGGGGGCAGCAGCTGTTCGGCGGCTACTCCGCGACCCTCGTCGCCGAGGGCCTTTCGCGCATCGTGCCGTGCCTGGCGATCGTGGCCGTCGGCGCCGGCTCGGCCCTCATCTACTGCGCCGTGTACTCCTGCGGCCTCTTCTTCTCCGCCGGGATCGGCTGGTACTTCTGGCTCCGGCCCCGGCTCGCGCGGCAGCGCGCTGAGGCGGCCGGCACCGCGGCCTCCGCCACCCACGCCGACGCCGCTGTCCACGCCGACGCGAAGGCCGACGCCAACGCCAACGCCGACACCGACACCCACGAGTCGGGCCTGCGGGCCTGGTACTCCGCCGGCCTGCTGTTCCTCGTCGGCGCCGCCCTGCTGACCCAGCTGGTCGCGAACCTCCCGGCCCTCGGCGCCAGCTCCCGCCTCGGCGCGCACCCGGCCACCGCCACCGCCTTCGTCCAGGCCGCCACCCTGGCCCGCATCCCGCTGCTGCTCGTCGGCCCGGTGACGGCGCTGCTGCTGCCGCGCCTGACGGCCGCCGGCGCGATCGGCGACATGCGCGCGGTGCGCACCACGGTCCGCACCGGCTCGATCGCCATGCTGGCCCTGGGCTCCCTGGCCGGGGCCGGGCTCGGGGTGCTGGGCCCGTGGGTGCTCAAGACCTTCTTCCACGCCTCCGGGATCTCCGCGCTTTCCCTGGTGCTGATGGCGATCGGGACGGCGGGCCTGATGACCGTCGGCGTCCTGCAGCCGACGCTGATCGGCCTGGCCCGCCAGCGCCAGGTGCCGATCGCCTGGGTGATCGGCGCGGTCGCGATGGGTGTGGCCGTGGTGTGGCCGGGCGACCCGGTCGCGGCGGCGGTCGCGGCCTCGCTGGTCGGCCCGGCCGGCGTGGTGCTGGCGATGGCCTTCAGCCTCAGGGGTCTGCGGAACGCCCGCTTCGCCGGGGCCGAGGACGCCCTTGCGGCCGATCCGGCCGATCCGGCGGGCGCCCCGACCCCGGCCGCCGAGGCCCAGGCCGCCGGCCGGGTGTGACCCCGGTCACCGGCCCGGAATTCGCCGGCCGTCGCCGTCTTCACAGCAAGGTGGGTCGATCCGTACGATGAACGGCCCTAAACTGACGGGATGCCATCCGCCCCGTCCCGTACCGCCCTGCGCCTGAAGCCGCGCTCGACGGGGACGAAGGCGTTCCTGCTGGCGTTCGTCGGCTTCTTCCTGCTGGGCTCCGCCTGGTCCCTGGCCATGCCCTACGACGGCTCGGCGGATGAGTTCCGTCACGTCGTGCGCGCCTACGGCGTGCTGGACGGCCAGATCAACGTCGCCGACGCGCACATCACCGTGCCCAAGAGCCTGGTCCCGAACGGCATCGCCGACCCGGACCCGCAGTCCTGCATGCGCTGGAAGCTCAACGTCACCGCGGCCTGCGTGGCCTCCCCCGCGCCCGGCGACGAGCACCGCATGGTGGTCACCACCAGCGGAGCGGCGAACTACAACCCGATCTACTACGCCGTCACCGGCTGGCCGATCAAGCTCTTCCCGGACTACCACGGCGTCATCGCCGCACGGCTCCTGACCTGCCTGCTGACCAGCGCGCTGCTCGGCGGCGCGGTGGCGGTCGCGGCCCGGCTGGCGCGCGGCCGCGGGCCGCTGGTGCTCGGCGGCGTCCTGCTGGCCGTGACCCCGGTCGCGGTGAACCTCACCGGCGCGGTGAACCCGGCCGGTCCGGAGATCGCGGCCGCGGTCGCGGTGTGGACCTCGCTGATCGCGATCCTGATGGCCCGCGACGACTCCAAGTGGACACTCGCCTTGTTCGGCGTCTCGGCCGGCGTCCTGGCCGTCCTGCGCGAACTGGGCATCGGCTGGCTGCTGGCGGCCCTGGTGGTGACCGCGTTCGGGGCCGGCACGGAACGGCTCCGCGAGCTGGCCCGCCGACGATCGGTCCAGGTCTGGTCGGCGGTCGTGGTGCTCGCCGCGGCGGTCGGCGCGGGCTGGATACTGCTGTCCACCCAGGCCGGCATCCCGGCCAGCGGCCAGTCGACCAACGCCATCCCGCACGGCATGAGCCTGCTGGTCAAGGAGCTGACCCACCGGGTCCCGATGTACACCAACGGCCTGGTCGGGCTGACCTCCTTCGGGGACGTCGCGGTCCCGCTGCCGCTGGTCCTGGTCTGGTTCGCGGCCGTCGGCGCGCTCCTGGTCGCGGCCGCGCGCCGGGCCGGCGGGCGGGTGCTGCTGCAACTGGCGGCGATCGTGGCCGGCGGCTACCTGTTCCTGGTCGCCGCCGACCTGCAGGCCGCGGCCGGCGGCTGGTGGTTCTCGCAGGGCCGTTACGCGCTGCCGATGCTGGTCGGGGCGCCGATCCTGGCCGGGTTCGTGCTCGCCGACCGGGGCCTGGTCGCGGTCCCGCGCCAGGCCACGGTGATGCGCTGGGCCGCCTGGATCCTGATCCCGACCCAGGGCGTCGCGCTGTGGATCACCATGATCCGGTTCCAGCACGCCTTCCACGGCCTGCACCCGAACCTGTTCTTCCTGTTCGGTGAGACCTCGTCGGTGAACCCGTTCTCCGGGGCGTGGACGCCCCCTGGCTCCGGGGTCCCGGCGGTACTGCTCGGTGTGGCCGGCGTCGTGGTGTTGCTCACCCTGGCCCTGAGGGCGGCCCGCTCCATGCCGATATCGGACGTCGAAACGGTCACAATCCGTGAACGGTATATAAGGATTTCATAAGCGCCGACGTCCCTTACCTGGACAGGTCGCTAGCATGGATGGACGCCCGAGGGCCATGGGGGAGCGGCCGGTTTCGTTGCGGGGCGGGTCACCGGACGAAGGAGTACGACGGATGCGGCATCGGTTGGTCGCGGGCATCGCCCCCGACACCTGGACCCCGCGCCGCGTCTGGATCACCGCGTTCCTGGCCTTCTTCGCCCTGGCCGCCGCCTGGGCCCTGGCCTCCCCGCTGACCTCGGTCCCGGACGAGCCCTGGCACATGGTGAAGGCCGCGGCCACGGTCCGGGGCCAGCTGCACGGCACGCCGATCACGGTCATCACGCACAACGGCCGGGTCACCAACGAAGTCCCGATGACCGGCTACCGCCTGCCGACCGCGTACTCGTTCCTGACGAACCTGCACGAGTGCTACTTCAACAGCCCTTATGTCACCGCCGCCTGCTCCCGGCACCTGGGCTCGCTGCCCGGCACCGCCCTGGCCGGCACCACCGCCGGGTCCAACAACCCCCTGTACTACCTCGCGGTCGGCTGGCCGAGCCTGCTGTCGCCGGGGCCGCTGGGGATGTACGGCATGCGCCTGGTCTCGGCCGCGCTGAGCTCGGCGATGCTGGCCAGCGCGGTGGTCACGGCCTTCGGCTGGAGCCGGCGCCGGCGCTACCCGATGGCCGCGGTGCTGGCCGCCGCGACCCCGATGGTGCTGTTCCTGAACGGTTCGGTGAACCCGAACTCGCTGGAGGCCACCTCGGCCCTGCTGCTGTGGGCCGCCGTCCTCAGCCTGCTGACGGACCCCCGCCCGGAGCTGGTGCCCCGGCTGCTCACCCGGGCCGGCCTGGCCACGATCGCGCTGGTGTCGGTCCGGCAGCTGGGCCCGGCGTGGGCGCTGGTCATCATCGTCTGCGCGGCGCTGGCCGGCCACAGCGGAGCCCTGCGCTCGGTGCTGCGGCGGCCCGCGGTCTGGCTGTGGACGGCCGTGGTCGGCGTGGTGGGTCTGGGCTCGATCGCCTGGACCGCGAAGTTCAACGTCCTGGGCACCGGCACCGCGGCCACCCACCCGGAGCTGACCTTCCCGGTCGCGGCCGAGCACACCTTCGGGCTGAGCGTGGACTACATGCGGCAGATGGTCGGCTTCTTCGGCTGGCTGGACGTGCGCGCGCCGTACAACCTGGCCGAGCTGTGGTTCATCCCGGTCCTGGCGCTGATCGCGGGCGCGGTGGCCGCCGGGCGGCTGCGCGAGATCGCGGCGCTGGCCGTGCTGGCCGGCTCGGTGGTCTTCATCCCGGTGCTGGCGCAGGGCCGCCAGGCGGCCAGCCTGGGCTACATCTGGCAGGGCCGCTACCTGCTGGCGGTGGCCGTCGGCCTGCCGCTGCTGGCCGCGACGATACTGGCCAAGCGCGAACCGCGGCGGGAGCGGCTGCGCGGCGCGGTGGCCCGGCTGCCGCTCGCGGTGACGGCGTCGACGCTGGTCCTCGGCTTCCTGATGTTCTACATGACGCTGCGCCGCTACGCCGTGGGCACCTATGGCCCGCTGCTTTCGCTGCACCCGACGTGGAACCCGCCCGGGACGATCGCCGGCGTGGTGCTGCTGTACCTGGCCGGCGCCGGGCTGGCCGCGCTGGTGGTGCTCAAGAGCTGGGCGCCGTATCCGGCGGAGGCGAGCGAGGGTTCCGGTGGAGACTTCCCGGCCCCGGACCGGACGGTGGTCACGGTGCCCGCCCCGGCCGCGGTCAACGGGACCGGCAACGGCCCGAACGGCGCCAACGGCGCCAACGGCAAGCAGCACTCCGCGAACGGATCGGGCACGGCCATCGCGCCGGGCCCGAGCTCGGCGGAGGACCGCGGCCCGGCGGTCACCTCAGCCTCCTGAGCGGGTCCTACAGCTCCGCTCCCGGCGGCAGATAGCGCCGGGACGTCTTTCCCCGGAACCCGTCCCGGAAGCCCCGCAGCATCGCCAGGGCGCGCGCCCCGCGCGGGGCCTCGATCGCCGTGCGCAGCCCGAACCACCACACCAGGTACGCCGCGGTGCCGCGGGTCCAGGCCGGTGCGTCCTTGCGGTGCTCGCGCATCAGGACCGTGCCGTTGCGGGCGATCCAGTACAGGCGCCAGGTCGGGTGCCGCGAGGACGACACCGAGACCCCGGGCAGCTTGTGCTGGTTGCGCTGCCCCAGGCTGTGCGCCAGCTTCTGGCGCTTGTCCCGCAGCACGCGGTATCCGGCGGCGCGCACGCGCAGGCAGAAGTCGTTGTCGACGTGGTCCACGAAGAACTCGGTGCGGAACCGGCCCACCTCGGTCAGCACGTCGCGCCGGACCAGCATGCCGGAGGTGATGACCGTGTCCCGGTCGGCGACGTCCGGGCCCTTCTCCGTGCCCGGCTCGTAGTAGCGCCCCTGCCGCTCGTCCCAGGCCGCCGGCGCCGCGATGCCGACCGCCGGGTCGGCCAGGTGTTCGGCGAGCCCGAGCACCAGGTCCTCGCCCAGGACCGAGTCCTGGTCGAGGAAGAGCAGCAGGTCGGGCTGCTCGCCGCCGTCGACGGCGAGCAGGGTGTCCACCCCGCTGTTCAGCGCCCCGGCCAGGCCGCGGTTGCCGCCGTCGCGCAGCACCGTGACGCCGGCGCGGTCACGCAGGGCATCGGTCAGGAACGGTCCGTCGCCGGGAGTGTTGTCCACCACCACGACTCGCACGCAGCTCTTCAGCGCCGCCTCGACGACGGCCGTGAGGCGTTCATCCGGATGGAAGGCGGTGGCTACCGCGGCGATCGTCGGCATCGTTTCATCGTAGTGGAGACGCGGCGACGCCCATGGTCACTGAGGTAGCCTCGGAACTCTATACACGTCGATAAACGGGTGTACCCAAGGTGAGGAACGGGGGCGGCAGCCTTGGCGACAGGAGTCGCGCACGAAACGCGCGCACCGGCCCCCTCCGAAGACCACGGCGGCACCGGCTCCGCGCGCCGCTCCCTGCCCTGGATGGTCCCGCTCGGCGCCGCGCTGCTGCTCGGCGTCCTCATCCCGCTCGCGTACGCCGCCCTCAGCGGCAACCTGGGCATCCCGCACAACGACACCTGGGCCTTCGGACGCTCCGCGGAGGACTTCGTCCACACCGGGCACGTCCGCATGTACAACTGGAACATGATGGGCCTGGCCGGCCTGGTGGTCGTGGCCTGGCCGGTCGGGGCCTCGCTGGCCGCGCAGTCGGTGTTCATCGCCGTCCTGGCCGTGGCCGGGCTGCTGGCCTGCTATGACGTGCTGGCCGGGGCGCTCGGCCCGGCCGGCCGCCGCCGCGCCGCGCTCGGCACCCTGCTGGTGGCGCTGTGGCCGGGCTTCGCGCTGCTGTCCACGTCGTTCATGACCGACATCCCGGCCTTCACCGCCATCGC from Catenulispora sp. GP43 encodes:
- a CDS encoding lipopolysaccharide biosynthesis protein; the encoded protein is MTLTSIRRLAKSPSAMMTASVLLVAGGGYLFLMLAGGLSDKKEAAAMASMYVLVNLIGQGVFAGLEQETSRSLSRAAAVGDDTGPVMRRAVRHTAALLAVCCVFVAAASPILVAGPLHKQWVLIPTVLVGTVSYALSYLVRGLLGGQQLFGGYSATLVAEGLSRIVPCLAIVAVGAGSALIYCAVYSCGLFFSAGIGWYFWLRPRLARQRAEAAGTAASATHADAAVHADAKADANANADTDTHESGLRAWYSAGLLFLVGAALLTQLVANLPALGASSRLGAHPATATAFVQAATLARIPLLLVGPVTALLLPRLTAAGAIGDMRAVRTTVRTGSIAMLALGSLAGAGLGVLGPWVLKTFFHASGISALSLVLMAIGTAGLMTVGVLQPTLIGLARQRQVPIAWVIGAVAMGVAVVWPGDPVAAAVAASLVGPAGVVLAMAFSLRGLRNARFAGAEDALAADPADPAGAPTPAAEAQAAGRV
- a CDS encoding DUF2142 domain-containing protein, coding for MPSAPSRTALRLKPRSTGTKAFLLAFVGFFLLGSAWSLAMPYDGSADEFRHVVRAYGVLDGQINVADAHITVPKSLVPNGIADPDPQSCMRWKLNVTAACVASPAPGDEHRMVVTTSGAANYNPIYYAVTGWPIKLFPDYHGVIAARLLTCLLTSALLGGAVAVAARLARGRGPLVLGGVLLAVTPVAVNLTGAVNPAGPEIAAAVAVWTSLIAILMARDDSKWTLALFGVSAGVLAVLRELGIGWLLAALVVTAFGAGTERLRELARRRSVQVWSAVVVLAAAVGAGWILLSTQAGIPASGQSTNAIPHGMSLLVKELTHRVPMYTNGLVGLTSFGDVAVPLPLVLVWFAAVGALLVAAARRAGGRVLLQLAAIVAGGYLFLVAADLQAAAGGWWFSQGRYALPMLVGAPILAGFVLADRGLVAVPRQATVMRWAAWILIPTQGVALWITMIRFQHAFHGLHPNLFFLFGETSSVNPFSGAWTPPGSGVPAVLLGVAGVVVLLTLALRAARSMPISDVETVTIRERYIRIS
- a CDS encoding DUF2142 domain-containing protein, with amino-acid sequence MRHRLVAGIAPDTWTPRRVWITAFLAFFALAAAWALASPLTSVPDEPWHMVKAAATVRGQLHGTPITVITHNGRVTNEVPMTGYRLPTAYSFLTNLHECYFNSPYVTAACSRHLGSLPGTALAGTTAGSNNPLYYLAVGWPSLLSPGPLGMYGMRLVSAALSSAMLASAVVTAFGWSRRRRYPMAAVLAAATPMVLFLNGSVNPNSLEATSALLLWAAVLSLLTDPRPELVPRLLTRAGLATIALVSVRQLGPAWALVIIVCAALAGHSGALRSVLRRPAVWLWTAVVGVVGLGSIAWTAKFNVLGTGTAATHPELTFPVAAEHTFGLSVDYMRQMVGFFGWLDVRAPYNLAELWFIPVLALIAGAVAAGRLREIAALAVLAGSVVFIPVLAQGRQAASLGYIWQGRYLLAVAVGLPLLAATILAKREPRRERLRGAVARLPLAVTASTLVLGFLMFYMTLRRYAVGTYGPLLSLHPTWNPPGTIAGVVLLYLAGAGLAALVVLKSWAPYPAEASEGSGGDFPAPDRTVVTVPAPAAVNGTGNGPNGANGANGKQHSANGSGTAIAPGPSSAEDRGPAVTSAS
- a CDS encoding glycosyltransferase — translated: MPTIAAVATAFHPDERLTAVVEAALKSCVRVVVVDNTPGDGPFLTDALRDRAGVTVLRDGGNRGLAGALNSGVDTLLAVDGGEQPDLLLFLDQDSVLGEDLVLGLAEHLADPAVGIAAPAAWDERQGRYYEPGTEKGPDVADRDTVITSGMLVRRDVLTEVGRFRTEFFVDHVDNDFCLRVRAAGYRVLRDKRQKLAHSLGQRNQHKLPGVSVSSSRHPTWRLYWIARNGTVLMREHRKDAPAWTRGTAAYLVWWFGLRTAIEAPRGARALAMLRGFRDGFRGKTSRRYLPPGAEL